ttgtttttggtgTGCATCAAGGCGAAACACCGTGCGTGTACACGCACGAGCACGCAAAGATAGAGGCCGACaggcagagacagacagagagagcgagcgagcgacgAGCACAAGTATTTGCATGTACACGCAGAAAGGAAGGCAGGTGTAAGTGTCTGTGTTTGCGTGAAAGAGTAAGCACAGCTGCACCGGCGGaatccctctccctctccctctcgcacgccatcaccgcacacgtgcctgtgcgtgtgcgcgaacCttgagtttgtgtgtgcatcgtttttttttttttcggaggggggggggttatGTTCCTCTTTACAACCTGGCcatcttttttcttttcgtgtcCGTGTGTTTGTATATGTGAGTGTGGTCCCGTGGtcttccctttcccttccACACACAACACCCCCGGCCTGTCCCCATACCATCACGAAACAGCGACAACCCCTCATCCCGCTCCATGCACCCACCTCCTTCCGCTGTCCTTTCTTGCCACATTAAGCCTCGCGTGACTTCTCATCTGTATTCAAGCGCGGCAAAGGAGCAGGCGGGAAGCAGGGATATGCGCTCATGAACGGGTGCCCGAGCTTCGAGAGAAGGAACAACGCGATAAGCTCTGTgagccggaggaggaggggggcggccGTTCACGAGAAGGATGGCCATTCATGGAGCACCATTCTCTCGTCCTGATGCGTGCTGTCATCGCCTTGTTtgttgtctgtgtgtgtgtgtgcgtgtgtgtttttcaTGCTTCCTTGCATCGACTTCTTTTTTGatttctttcttttccccccttttttcgttctgacaggagaggaggagaggcaccTACAAGTCGTCCATAtgcatggccgccgccgccaccaccagctcCTCCCATCGAGTCTCACACCCACTCATACTTGTGTGCATTCAAAGTTCTATCAAGCCATAttacatatatatgtatatttcctgtcgtcgttgctctctttttgtgGATGAACAGACGTGAAGGAAcactcgcctctctcctctcctctcattccctccccacccacttccacacacacacacacacaaatgaAGAACAGGAAAAACGGGATGGAGAGGACGACAGCATACATCACCTTCACATCGTTCTTGCGTTCTCCTTCGACTTGAGTGCGCGTTTCCGTGAAGGCTGTCTGCGGGCGCGTTGCAGCGCAAAGGGTGTGCAGGTGATCGATGAGGGTTTCGTCTCCCCTGTTGCTCGCCccatctctcctccttttcggCGCATCAGACCACATCCTCGCCACTTCATCCGTCGTTCAGTGTCCACACGTCTGCGgacacatgcgcgcgcgtgtgtgtgtgtgtgggggggggggaaggggtcTGGTCATAGCAGAGACTGAGACGTTGGAGCAGAGAAAAGACAACGGGGCAGCGGCTCTCcccagccgccgccctctcctctcgtcCTGCCATTTTCATTGAGCGCATCCCAGGGGGTGGAGCTTGTGTGCCCGCTGTGGTTGCCCCACCCAATCATTCACTACCCActgcccacacgcacacgcatgttCGCGTGCTTTGTTGTCGGCTGCCGCTCTTCGCATGCACTCGACTGCTATGGTGCCCTTGcggtctctctcctctctctctgtcgccaCCAGGTATGGAGGAGAGGGCATATGCCGCTCATGAACCGTCTTTCTTCTTCTTCCGTCTTCACAACTGGCCATGGCAtcctcctttctctcgtGTCAAACACATTGCTGTGATAACACACACCTACCCATCTCCACGCTCATATATACACATGTGCACgtccacatacacacacatgaaAAGATCTGCTTCGCCACTTGTGTGCTacacctttctctctttcgcgCGTGCTTTATTTTGCGccccgtctcctcctctctctctgttttgcttttctcttcgtcttGGGCCTTTACGATCCGCCGCATCCAAGCGAACTCGcgtgcgctctcgctctcgctctttccGTGTTCGTGTTTTTCTGCGCGTCACGCTactacacacacgcacacacagccccctccctcctcctgctcgtCTCTGAGTCGCCCCCTTTTTGCatcagtttttttttttgcgtaTGGGCGGCTCACGTTAGCTGCCTCTCTTCACCTGCCTTCACCCCCCCCTTCACCCCGCACTCCCTCGCTTGCTGCTACTTGCACAACGGCAGCTCGCAGATATTTGCGCTCCCTTCTCGCACACGTACTGTGGAACCATGCGCGCTCTTCGCTGCTCCATAAttcgcggcgtcgccggtCTCCGCATGGCGTCATCGGTATTGGATGAGATGAAGGAGCAGATGCTGAGGCGCAGCAAAGAAGACCAGAAGAAGATCGACGACCTCANNNNNNNNNNNNNNNNNNNNNNNNNNNNNNNNNNNNNNNNNNNNNNNNNNNNNNNNNNNNNNNNNNNNNNNNNNNNNNNNNNNNNNNNNNNNNNNNNNNCCTGCTCGTCTCTGAGTCGCCCCCTTTTTGCatcagtttttttttttgcgtaTGGGCGGCTCACGTTAGCTGCCTCTCTTCACCTGCCTTCACCCCCCCCTTCACCCCGCACTCCCTCGCTTGCTGCTACTTGCACAACGGCAGCTCGCAGATATTTGCGCTCCCTTCTCGCACACGTACTGTGGAACCATGCGCGCTCTTCGCTGCTCCATAAttcgcggcgtcgccggtCTCCGCATGGCGTCATCGGTATTGGATGAGATGAAGGAGCAGATGCTGAGGCGCAGCAAAGAAGACCAGAAGAAGATCGACGACCTCAGGAAGAAGCACGGCCATGAGAAGCTGTGCGACGCCACCATCGATGCGGTGTACGGCGGCATGCGTGGCATCACCGGCCTCGTGTACGAGCCATCACTGCTGGACTCCGCGGAGGGCATCCGCTTCCGCGGCCTCACGATCCTGGAGTGCCAGGAGATGCTGCCCAAAGCGCCGGGCGGCaaggagccgctgccggaggcgATGTTCTGGCTGCTGATGACCGGCGAGGTGCcgacggaggagcaggcaaGGGGCCTGAACGCGGagctgcaccgtcgcgtCGACCCCGAGGCGATtgccgcggcgcagaaggcgatcgcggcgctgccgaagaACGCGCACCCGATGACGGCGTTCAGTGTGGGCGTGCTTGCGCTGCAGACCTACTCGAAGTTTGCTGCGGCTTATGCGGCGGGCAAGTCGAACAAGAAGACGTACTGGGAGTACGCGCTGGAGGACTCGCTGGACATGCTGGCGCgcacgccggcggtggtggcgatgatCTACAACCGCGAGACCAAGGGCCAGGTGGAGTTGGCCGCACCGAGCAACAGCGACCTGGACTGGGCGGCGAACTTTGCGAAAATGTTGGGCTTCCATGACGAGGAGTTCCGGGAGTGCATGCGTCTGTACCTGTCTGTCCACGCCGACCACGAGGGCGGAAACGTGTCGGCACACACGACGACGCTGGTTGCGTCGGCGCTGAGCGACCCCTACCTCGCCTTCAGCGCTGGCCTGAACGGTCTTGCTGGCCCGCTGCATGGGCTGGCGAACCAGGAGGTGCTGAATTACTTGCTCAGCATGCAGGAGCGTGTGAAGGCGGACGGCGTGAACGTGCATGATNNNNNNNNNNNNNNNNNNNNNNNNNNNNNNNNNNNNNNNNNNNNNNNNNNNNNNNNNNNNNNNNNNNNNNNNNNNNNNNNNNNNNNNNNNNNNNNNNNNACCGAGCAACAGCGACCTGGACTGGGCGGCGAACTTTGCGAACATGTTGGGCTTCCATGACGAGGAGTTCCGGGAGTGCATGCGTCTGTACCTGTCTGTCCACGCCGACCACGAGGGCGGAAACGTGTCGGCACACACGACGACGCTGGTTGCGTCGGCGCTGAGCGACCCCTACCTCGCCTTCAGCGCTGGCCTGAACGGTCTTGCTGGCCCGCTGCATGGGCTGGCGAACCAGGAGGTGCTGAATTACTTGCTCAGCATGCAGGAGCGTGTGAAGGCGGACGGCGTGAACGTGCATGATgaggcagcgctggagaAAGCGCTGACCAAGTACACGTGGGAGCTGCTCAACTCCGGCCAGGTGGTGCCCGGCTACGgccacgcggtgctgcgcaaggTGGACCCGCGCTACACCTGTCTGCGCAACTTCTGTCTGCGCCACAACTTCCAGGACGACCTGTTCAAGCTGGTTAACACCATCTACAAGATCATGCCCGGCATCCTGAAGGAGCACGGCAAGACCAAGAACCCCTACCCCAACGTCGACGCGCACTCCGGCGTGCTACTGCAGCATTACGGACTGACAGATCAGAACTGCTACCCGGTGCTTTTTGGCCTGTCGCGCCAGATGGGCGTATTGGCCGGCGTCGTCTGGGACCGCCTGCAGGGCCGCCCGCTCGAGCGTCCGAAGTCGACCACGACGGAGATGCTCGCAAAGAAATACCTGTGCAACTCCTTGTGAGGCAGCGTGAGGTCATGTACGCTTGGCGGACAGGCCagggagacagaggaggagattGGGGCGAAGGGGGTTTGAGGAAAGTGCAGCGAGAGTTGGGCGCTTGAGCGAAGGAACTTGTTGAGGTGTGCCTGTTTCGTGCGTTGTATCCACTCCTTCCTGCTCCGTGCAGATCGCGCTTGTTgatgag
The window above is part of the Leishmania donovani BPK282A1 complete genome, chromosome 18 genome. Proteins encoded here:
- a CDS encoding citrate synthase, putative, coding for MASSVLDEMKEQMLRRSKEDQKKIDDLRKKHGHEKLCDATIDAVYGGMRGITGLVYEPSLLDSAEGIRFRGLTILECQEMLPKAPGGKEPLPEAMFWLLMTGEVPTEEQARGLNAELHRRVDPEAIAAAQKAIAALPKNAHPMTAFSVGVLALQTYSKFAAAYAAGKSNKKTYWEYALEDSLDMLARTPAVVAMIYNRETKGQVELAAPSNSDLDWAANFAKMLGFHDEEFRECMRLYLSVHADHEGGNVSAHTTTLVASALSDPYLAFSAGLNGLAGPLHGLANQEVLNYLLSMQERVKADGVNVHD